A genomic window from Schistocerca serialis cubense isolate TAMUIC-IGC-003099 chromosome 4, iqSchSeri2.2, whole genome shotgun sequence includes:
- the LOC126473414 gene encoding zinc finger protein ZFMSA12A-like isoform X1 → MASVLSETRVLSGVPQGSVIALLLLLHVLIQDHWMKRIGNVSVKYISPAVFSSKALKQENSDFHMQIAQNCCPRCGKVYGNKGNLMRHLKFECGVAPMFSCPYCQTRWKRKDNMEVHIRTLHMRESI, encoded by the exons ATGGCGAGtgttttatcagagacaagggtattgtcaggagtgccacaaggaagtgtgatagcgcTCCTCTTGTTGTTACATGTCCTgatacagg ATCACTGGATGAAAAGAATTGGTAATGTGAGTGTGAAATACATCTCACCAGCAGTTTTCTCCAGCAAGGCCCTGAAGCAGGAAAATAGTGACTTTCATATGCAAATTGCACAAAACTGTTGCCCACGGTGTGGAAAAGTTTACGGTAACAAGGGTAACCTTATGCGACACCTCAAGTTTGAGTGTGGTGTGGCACCGATGTTCAGTTGTCCATATTGCCAGACACGGTGGAAGCGTAAGGATAATATGGAAGTGCACATTAGGACTTTACACATGAGGGAGAGTATTTAG
- the LOC126473414 gene encoding zinc finger protein ZFMSA12A-like isoform X2, whose product MKFLFGVVNGSLLTVVKHHWMKRIGNVSVKYISPAVFSSKALKQENSDFHMQIAQNCCPRCGKVYGNKGNLMRHLKFECGVAPMFSCPYCQTRWKRKDNMEVHIRTLHMRESI is encoded by the exons ATGAAATTTCTATTTGGCGTTGTGAACGGCAGCTTACTAACTGTAGTAAAAC ATCACTGGATGAAAAGAATTGGTAATGTGAGTGTGAAATACATCTCACCAGCAGTTTTCTCCAGCAAGGCCCTGAAGCAGGAAAATAGTGACTTTCATATGCAAATTGCACAAAACTGTTGCCCACGGTGTGGAAAAGTTTACGGTAACAAGGGTAACCTTATGCGACACCTCAAGTTTGAGTGTGGTGTGGCACCGATGTTCAGTTGTCCATATTGCCAGACACGGTGGAAGCGTAAGGATAATATGGAAGTGCACATTAGGACTTTACACATGAGGGAGAGTATTTAG